A window of the Dioscorea cayenensis subsp. rotundata cultivar TDr96_F1 chromosome 14, TDr96_F1_v2_PseudoChromosome.rev07_lg8_w22 25.fasta, whole genome shotgun sequence genome harbors these coding sequences:
- the LOC120275782 gene encoding uncharacterized protein LOC120275782: MRSLLIWEIVDWEEDEDILVDEFAEDDNFLDEENNFQLKDDFQNIDLISDQDITDQLDPLREEKAVEELREVEKSTEVAPSFPAPSVLHSTSIEEAGRWSDKTKKPSGHWNEEAGFIPYPLDQQRRKFLWIQEKGNLQWTGSFSKFFFFSFNFTSFFLINHKIDQAIIMVPESSMI, from the exons ATGAGGAGCTTGTTGATTTGGGAGATTGTTGAttgggaagaagatgaagacatCCTAGTAGATGAGTTTGCAGAGGATGATAATTTTCTTGATGAAGAGAACAATTTTCAATTGAAGGATGATTTCCAGAACATTGATCTGATCTCTGATCAAGATATTACAGATCAACTTGACCCTCTCAGAGAAGAAAAAGCAGTGGAAGAATTAAGAGAGGTAGAGAAATCCACAGAGGTGGCTCCTTCATTCCCAGCGCCTTCTGTTCTTCATTCTACTTCAATTGAGGAAGCTGGACGCTGGAGTGACAAAACCAAGAAGCCATCTGGACACTGGAATGAGGAAGCTGGGTTTATTCCATACCCTCTCgatcaacaaagaagaaaattccTATGGATCCAAGAGAAG GGCAACCTCCAGTGGACTGGTTCCTTCTccaagttcttcttcttctccttcaactTCACTTCATTTTTTCTCATTAACCACAAAATCGATCAGGCGATCATCATGGTTCCAGAATCTTCAATGATATGA
- the LOC120275779 gene encoding subtilisin-like protease SBT3.9, with translation MASPLTLLLLASFLMALLPCQCISAEHSEQAESSRVYIAFLGERKHDDPELVQKSHHDMLTSLLGSKEKALKSIIYSYKHGFSGFAATLTESQAKQLSGFPGVISVKPNQKRQLQTTRSWDFLGLPYDHPEEGTLLQKANYGENVIIGVVDTGIWPESRSFRDEGFGPMPSRWKGKCQTGQQFNENHCNKKLIGVRWYSRGVDKDALQGEYLSARDLNGHGTHTASTAAGVLVPNVSFNGIAAGAARGGAPRARLAMYKVCWGVGGACFDAPILKAIDDAIHDGVDVLSLSLGSFVDEQMGTLFAVSKGMTIVFAAGNDGPAPQTVSASVPWIISVAASTLDRSFPTVLNFDNNLKLVAQGLFYESKYSTFKPFVAGDRCNQETLKGVDLTGEIVLCFSPNEVSSILPRDDFGIALSTAVAAGAGGVIYAEYPTDLLYGVSDICHGIPCVFVDIEAALKIFYFSGNSTVKVSLTRTVEGDEVWAPVVAAFSSRGPSHAFPSVIKPDVAAPGSNILAAKRDSYAFDSGTSMACPHISGIAALLKAAHPDWSPAAIKSAIVTTAMTTDRHGQPIFANGVPRKIADPFDYGGGVVDPNRAVDPGLVYDVHPKDYLKFFNCTLALDSECDVLTAPLYYLNVPSIAIPDLRTTQNVWRTVFNVGNVDATYKAMVEPPSGIKMVVEPSVLVFDAKKKMNSFKVTFMATRKVQGLYTFGSLTWVDGKGHSVRIPIAVRTVIYDNYSDAS, from the exons ATGGCTTCTCCACTTACACTACTCTTATTAGCTTCATTCCTGATGGCCTTGCTGCCTTGTCAATGTATTAGTGCAGAACACTCTGAGCAGGCAGAGTCAAGCAGA GTGTATATTGCTTTTCTGGGAGAACGTAAACATGATGATCCAGAACTCGTCCAAAAATCACACCATGACATGCTCACATCTCTGCTCGGAAG CAAAGAGAAAGCTCTAAAGTCTATAATCTATAGTTACAAGCATGGGTTTTCAGGATTCGCAGCCACACTGACAGAGTCCCAAGCCAAACAACTTTCAG GTTTTCCGGGGGTGATCAGtgtaaaaccaaatcaaaaacGCCAACTGCAAACAACCAGAAGCTGGGACTTCCTTGGTCTTCCATATGACCACCCTGAAGAAGGAACACTTCTCCAGAAAGCCAACTATGGAGAGAATGTCATCATTGGTGTCGTTGACACAG GTATATGGCCTGAATCAAGGAGCTTCAGAGATGAAGGTTTCGGTCCCATGCCATCAAGATGGAAAGGCAAGTGCCAAACAGGGCAACAATTCAACGAAAACCATTGCAACAAGAAGCTGATCGGCGTGCGGTGGTACTCTcgaggagttgataaggatgcTCTGCAAGGTGAATATCTTTCGGCACGGGACTTGAACGGACATGGAACACACACGGCCTCCACTGCTGCTGGTGTGCTCGTACCCAACGTGAGCTTCAACGGCATAGCGGCAGGGGCGGCACGCGGTGGCGCACCCCGAGCGAGACTGGCAATGTATAAGGTGTGCTGGGGAGTTGGCGGTGCATGCTTCGACGCACCCATTCTCAAGGCCATCGACGATGCCATCCACGATGGCGTGGATGTCTTATCGTTGTCACTGGGGTCATTTGTGGATGAGCAAATGGGTACACTGTTCGCTGTTTCCAAAGGCATGACCATCGTCTTCGCGGCAGGGAACGATGGCCCTGCGCCACAGACTGTATCGGCTTCTGTTCCATGGATCATTAGCGTGGCCGCATCCACCTTGGACCGCTCCTTCCCCACCGTCCTCAACTTCGACAACAATCTCAAATTAGTG GCTCAAGGTCTGTTCTATGAGAGCAAATACAGTACTTTCAAACCATTTGTTGCTGGCGACAG gtgTAACCAGGAGACACTCAAGGGAGTGGATCTTACTGGTGAAATAGTGCTCTGTTTTTCACCAAATGAGGTCTCGAGCATACTCCCCAGGGATGACTTCGGGATAGCGTTGTCTACGGCAGTGGCAGCCGGAGCTGGAGGGGTCATATATGCAGAGTATCCCACTGATTTACTTTATGGTGTTTCTGATATATGCCATGGCATTCCTTGTGTATTTGTAGATATTGAAGCTGCCTTGaaaatattctatttttctgGAAA CTCAACTGTGAAAGTGAGTCTCACTAGGACTGTTGAGGGAGATGAAGTTTGGGCACCCGTAGTGGCAGCTTTCTCATCCAGAGGACCTAGCCATGCTTTCCCTTCTGTGATTAAG CCCGATGTTGCAGCCCCAGGATCCAATATCTTGGCTGCGAAGCGTGACTCTTATGCTTTTGACTCAGGGACCTCAATGGCATGCCCCCATATCTCTGGAATAGCCGCACTTCTTAAAGCAGCTCACCCAGATTGGTCTCCAGCTGCTATTAAGTCAGCAATAGTAACAACTG CAATGACCACTGATCGACACGGGCAACCAATTTTTGCAAATGGAGTTCCACGGAAGATTGCAGACCCTTTTGATTATGGTGGAGGAGTTGTTGATCCAAATAGAGCTGTGGATCCGGGTCTTGTTTATGATGTCCATCCAAAAGACTATCTAAAGTTCTTCAATTGCACTCTTGCTCTAGACAGTGAATGTGACGTTCTCACTGCACCGTTATATTACCTCAATGTTCCTTCAATTGCCATTCCTGATCTCAGAACCACCCAAAATGTTTGGAGAACTGTTTTTAATGTTGGGAACGTGGATGCGACCTATAAAGCCATGGTTGAACCTCCTTCAGGAATCAAGATGGTGGTGGAACCTTCTGTTCTTGTGTTTGAtgccaagaagaagatgaacagttTCAAGGTGACTTTCATGGCGACTCGTAAGGTGCAGGGGCTGTATACTTTTGGAAGCTTGACTTGGGTGGATGGCAAGGGTCATTCTGTAAGAATTCCAATAGCAGTGCGCACTGTGATTTATGACAACTATTCTGACGCTTCATAA
- the LOC120275781 gene encoding subtilisin-like protease SBT3.5: MASPLTILLLASFLMGLLPCQLVIAEHSEQAEPNRVYIAFLGERKHDDPNLVQKSHHDMLISLLGSKEEALKSIIYSYKHGFSGFAATLTESKAKQLSGFPGVISVKPNQKRQLQTTRSWDFLGLPYDHPEGTLLQKANNGDGAIVGVIDSGVWPESRSFRDDGFGPIPSRWKGKCQTGQQFTKSHCNKKLIGARWYSGGVDQDDLKGEYLSARDLNGHGTHTASTAAGVLVRNVSFNGLAAGDARGGAPHARLAVYKACWGTGGCYDAAILKAIDDAIHDGVDVLSLSLGSLDNDYGQGTLFAVSKGITIVFAAGNDGPSPQTVSPSVPWVINVAASTLDRSFPTVLNFDNRLKIVGQAMFYDINNSTSRTLVQGGSCNQEDLKNVDVTGKMVLCYSPNEVSTTFPSFGYSFALTNALAAGAGGVIYTEYPTDLLYSVIDICHGIPCVFVDIEAARKISNINSTVKVSLTRTVVGDEVWAPMVVSFSSRGPSHSFPSVIKPDVAAPGANILAAVGDSYAFESGTSMACPHISGIATLLKAAHPDWSPAAIRSAIVTTAMTTDRYGEPILANGVPRKFADPFDYGGGVVDPNRAVDPGLVYDVHPKDYLKFFNCTLALDSNCDVLTAPLYYLNVPSIAIPDLRTTQHVLRTVTNVGNVDATYKAIVEPPSGAKMVVEPSVLVFNAKKKKNKFKVTFMAIRKVQGQYTFGSLTWVDGKGHSVRIPIAVRTVIYDNYSDVS, translated from the exons ATGGCTTCTCCACTTACAATACTCTTATTAGCTTCGTTTCTAATGGGCTTGCTGCCTTGTCAATTAGTCATTGCAGAACACTCTGAACAGGCAGAGCCAAACAGA GTGTACATTGCTTTTCTGGGAGAACGCAAACATGATGATCCAAATCTCGTCCAAAAATCACATCATGACATGCTCATATCTCTGCTCGGAAG CAAAGAGGAAGCTTTAAAGTCTATAATCTATAGTTACAAGCATGGGTTTTCAGGATTCGCAGCCACACTGACAGAGTCCAAAGCCAAGCAACTTTCAG GATTTCCGGGGGTGATTAGtgtaaaaccaaatcaaaaacGCCAACTGCAAACAACCAGAAGCTGGGACTTCCTTGGGCTTCCGTATGACCATCCTGAAGGAACACTCCTCCAGAAAGCCAACAATGGAGATGGTGCCATAGTTGGTGTCATTGATTCAG GTGTATGGCCAGAATCAAGGAGCTTTAGAGATGATGGTTTTGGTCCCATACCATCAAGATGGAAAGGTAAGTGCCAAACAGGGCAGCAATTCACCAAAAGCCATTGCAACAAGAAGCTGATTGGCGCACGGTGGTACTCTGGTGGCGTAGATCAGGATGATCTGAAAGGTGAATATCTCTCAGCAAGGGACTTGAACGGGCATGGAACTCACACGGCCTCCACTGCTGCTGGTGTGCTAGTACGCAACGTGAGCTTCAATGGACTTGCTGCAGGGGATGCGCGCGGTGGCGCACCCCACGCGCGACTGGCAGTGTACAAGGCTTGCTGGGGAACTGGTGGATGCTACGACGCAGCCATTCTGAAGGCCATCGACGATGCGATCCACGATGGCGTGGATGTTTTATCTTTGTCACTGGGATCATTGGACAATGATTATGGCCAGGGCACTCTGTTCGCTGTTTCCAAAGGCATCACCATCGTCTTCGCTGCAGGGAACGATGGACCATCGCCACAGACTGTATCACCTTCTGTTCCATGGGTCATTAACGTGGCCGCTTCCACATTGGACCGCTCCTTCCCCACTGTCCTCAACTTCGATAACCGCCTTAAAATAGTG GGTCAAGCTATGTTCTATGACATCAATAACAGTACTTCCAGAACACTTGTTCAGGGTGGCAG TTGCAACCAAGAGGATCTCAAGAACGTGGATGTTACTGGGAAAATGGTGCTATGTTATTCACCTAATGAAGTGTCAACAACATTCCCCAGCTTTGGCTATTCTTTCGCGTTGACTAATGCATTGGCAGCCGGAGCTGGAGGGGTCATATATACAGAGTATCCCACTGATTTACTCTATTCTGTTATTGATATATGTCATGGCATTCCTTGTGTATTTGTAGACATTGAAGCTGCCAGAAAAATATCCAATATTAA CTCAACTGTGAAAGTGAGTCTCACTAGGACTGTTGTGGGAGATGAAGTTTGGGCACCCATGGTGGTCTCTTTCTCATCCAGAGGACCCAGCCATTCTTTCCCTTCCGTGATTAAG CCCGATGTTGCAGCACCAGGAGCCAACATCTTGGCTGCAGTGGGTGACTCTTATGCTTTTGAATCAGGGACCTCAATGGCATGCCCCCATATCTCTGGAATAGCCACACTTCTTAAAGCAGCTCACCCTGATTGGTCTCCTGCTGCTATTAGATCAGCAATAGTAACAACTG CAATGACCACTGATCGATACGGGGAACCAATTCTTGCAAATGGAGTTCCCCGGAAGTTTGCAGACCCTTTTGATTATGGTGGTGGAGTTGTTGATCCGAATAGAGCTGTAGATCCGGGTCTTGTTTATGATGTCCATCCAAAAGACTATCTAAAGTTCTTCAACTGCACTCTTGCTCTAGATAGCAATTGTGACGTTCTCACTGCACCATTATATTACCTCAATGTTCCTTCAATTGCCATTCCTGATCTCAGAACTACCCAGCATGTTTTAAGAACTGTTACTAATGTTGGGAATGTGGATGCAACCTATAAAGCCATTGTTGAACCTCCTTCAGGGGCAAAAATGGTGGTGGAACCTTCTGTTCTTGTGTTTAAtgccaagaagaaaaagaacaagttCAAGGTGACTTTCATGGCGATTCGTAAGGTGCAAGGGCAGTATACTTTTGGAAGCTTGACTTGGGTGGATGGCAAGGGCCATTCTGTTAGAATTCCAATAGCAGTGCGCACTGTGATTTATGACAACTATTCAGACGTTTCATGA